From a region of the Mycobacterium intracellulare ATCC 13950 genome:
- a CDS encoding sodium:proton antiporter, protein MIVANYVAAGVLFCLGLFAVTSRRNLIKIVLGLSLMESSTYLLLVSMAYRNDSTAPVLAGLPGGRTQKDLVAGNVADPVLQNFCITAVVIGVAITAVFLTVVVRVAQHYRSVDAADLTELRG, encoded by the coding sequence ATGATCGTCGCCAACTACGTCGCCGCCGGGGTGTTGTTCTGCCTCGGTTTGTTCGCGGTGACGTCGCGCCGCAACCTGATCAAAATCGTCCTCGGCCTGTCACTGATGGAGTCCTCGACCTATCTGCTGCTGGTGTCGATGGCCTATCGCAACGACTCGACCGCGCCGGTGCTCGCCGGGCTGCCGGGCGGGCGCACTCAAAAAGACCTGGTTGCCGGGAATGTGGCCGATCCGGTGCTGCAGAACTTCTGCATCACCGCGGTGGTCATCGGGGTGGCCATCACCGCGGTGTTCTTGACGGTGGTGGTCCGGGTTGCCCAGCACTACCGCAGCGTCGACGCGGCGGACCTGACCGAGCTGCGGGGCTGA
- a CDS encoding MnhB domain-containing protein: MVVPAMTDRRSPREAGWHRAWLGGLLVGGFAAVVAVGFTALPDGSNALPDIARHAMAIALPRWGTTEVVSEVVYGSRAFDTFGETFLLLAAVVAVLLLSRGREPRSEFVGEASAGRAEQEKADPDEGPDRRESQARAAEDQERRDEPEPAPEHADDDALGAPAPERAVAMTVVVRVGARVAAVILAVAGVYLAAWGYTPGGGFPAGVVLAGCVVLLYTALGHRAVRAAVRPATLEVAEMAGAAAIVAVGLVGMWLTGSFLDNWLPLAPQQTIRAGGTLQVISAAELVEVATGITIAVFALLGMGHDWTPDEDES, from the coding sequence ATGGTGGTGCCCGCGATGACTGATCGACGATCCCCGCGCGAGGCCGGGTGGCATCGCGCGTGGCTGGGCGGGCTGCTGGTCGGCGGTTTCGCCGCCGTGGTGGCCGTCGGCTTCACGGCCTTGCCCGACGGTTCAAACGCGTTGCCGGACATCGCAAGACACGCGATGGCGATCGCGCTGCCGCGGTGGGGGACCACCGAGGTGGTCAGCGAAGTGGTCTACGGCAGCCGAGCCTTCGACACCTTCGGCGAGACGTTTTTGTTGCTGGCCGCCGTCGTCGCGGTGCTGCTGCTCTCGCGGGGCCGCGAACCGCGATCGGAGTTCGTCGGCGAAGCCAGCGCCGGGCGCGCCGAGCAGGAGAAGGCCGACCCCGACGAAGGCCCCGACCGGCGGGAGTCACAGGCGCGTGCGGCGGAAGACCAAGAGCGCCGGGACGAGCCGGAGCCCGCCCCCGAGCACGCCGACGACGACGCGCTGGGCGCGCCCGCCCCGGAGCGAGCGGTCGCGATGACGGTGGTGGTGCGAGTGGGCGCGCGCGTCGCGGCGGTCATCCTGGCGGTCGCCGGGGTCTACCTGGCCGCGTGGGGCTACACGCCCGGCGGCGGTTTTCCCGCCGGGGTGGTGCTGGCGGGCTGCGTCGTCCTGCTCTATACGGCGCTCGGGCACCGCGCGGTGCGCGCCGCGGTGCGCCCGGCGACGCTGGAGGTCGCCGAAATGGCCGGTGCCGCAGCCATTGTCGCGGTTGGCCTGGTGGGCATGTGGCTGACCGGTTCATTCCTGGACAATTGGCTTCCGCTGGCGCCCCAACAGACGATCCGCGCCGGTGGCACGCTGCAGGTGATCTCGGCCGCCGAGTTGGTGGAGGTGGCCACCGGCATCACGATCGCGGTGTTCGCGTTGCTGGGCATGGGACATGACTGGACACCCGACGAGGACGAATCATGA
- a CDS encoding Na(+)/H(+) antiporter subunit B, with translation MTSLWAVDYLCLALVVGCAVLVVFLRSITGSVMALSAMGTVLGALFVVMAAPDVALATVAVGAIAQPVLYLIAIGKIRTDVFDAGELGEALDDGGARDD, from the coding sequence GTGACATCGCTGTGGGCGGTCGACTATCTGTGCCTGGCGCTGGTCGTCGGCTGCGCGGTGCTGGTGGTGTTCCTGCGCAGCATCACCGGTTCGGTGATGGCCCTGTCGGCGATGGGCACCGTGCTGGGCGCGCTGTTCGTGGTCATGGCCGCGCCGGACGTCGCGCTCGCCACGGTCGCGGTCGGCGCGATCGCCCAGCCGGTCCTGTACCTGATCGCCATCGGGAAGATTCGCACCGACGTTTTCGACGCCGGTGAGCTGGGCGAGGCCCTCGACGATGGTGGTGCCCGCGATGACTGA
- the mnhG gene encoding monovalent cation/H(+) antiporter subunit G, translated as MFFSLSGAIGILRMPDVYTRIQCSSKTITAGALPLLAGLAVAKGPFTEYGSRALLVAVLLLLVNPIAAHALARAAYKTGVPMWHGAVIDQPEGPGAGR; from the coding sequence GTGTTCTTTTCGCTGAGCGGGGCGATCGGCATCCTGCGCATGCCCGACGTCTACACGCGAATCCAGTGTTCCTCCAAGACAATCACCGCCGGCGCGTTACCGCTGTTGGCCGGTCTGGCGGTGGCCAAAGGGCCTTTCACCGAGTACGGCTCGAGGGCGCTGCTGGTCGCCGTGTTGCTCCTGCTGGTCAATCCGATCGCCGCGCACGCGTTGGCGCGGGCGGCGTACAAGACCGGGGTGCCGATGTGGCACGGCGCGGTCATCGACCAGCCCGAGGGGCCCGGAGCGGGCCGGTGA
- a CDS encoding monovalent cation/H+ antiporter complex subunit F: MSGVLSGVCIAQLLVACVLLIRLARGPSVSDRVVALNTISTQCALVVLFYAAVAERAIYLDVALWLASFSYLGALVWARYLERGLL, from the coding sequence ATGAGCGGCGTGCTTTCGGGGGTCTGCATCGCGCAGCTGCTGGTGGCGTGCGTCCTGCTGATTCGGCTGGCGCGGGGGCCGTCGGTGTCGGATCGCGTGGTCGCGCTGAACACCATCTCCACGCAGTGCGCGCTGGTGGTGTTGTTCTACGCCGCCGTGGCCGAACGCGCGATTTATCTGGACGTGGCGCTGTGGCTGGCCTCGTTCAGTTACCTCGGCGCGCTGGTGTGGGCGCGGTACCTGGAGCGGGGTCTGCTGTGA
- a CDS encoding Na+/H+ antiporter subunit E translates to MGIGVGIAARAQRVVALTAWAFAVWILLTWTPTVENLLVGLVVAVGCGFAFAPLGPVAGPWSALAPRRLAALVALAAACAARIVAANLSLSRRILSPSRPLRSGMIIAPTQARSDGELAATGLLTSLVVDNQFVDLDRGRHLLQYHAMAVPRGPARESVNGPLESRVIAVSRSRGGTSG, encoded by the coding sequence GTGGGCATCGGGGTGGGCATTGCGGCGCGTGCGCAGCGGGTGGTGGCGCTGACGGCATGGGCTTTTGCGGTGTGGATCCTGCTGACCTGGACCCCGACAGTGGAAAACCTGCTGGTCGGCCTGGTGGTGGCGGTGGGGTGCGGGTTCGCTTTCGCTCCGCTGGGCCCGGTCGCCGGGCCGTGGTCGGCGTTGGCGCCTCGCCGTCTCGCCGCATTGGTGGCGCTCGCGGCCGCCTGTGCGGCGCGCATCGTGGCCGCCAACCTGTCGCTGTCGCGCCGCATCTTGTCGCCGTCGCGGCCGCTGCGCTCGGGCATGATCATCGCGCCGACCCAGGCGCGCTCCGACGGGGAACTCGCCGCGACGGGCCTGCTGACGTCCCTGGTCGTGGACAACCAGTTCGTCGACCTCGATCGCGGCCGGCACCTGTTGCAGTATCACGCGATGGCCGTGCCGCGCGGCCCGGCGCGGGAATCGGTGAACGGGCCGCTGGAGAGCCGAGTGATCGCGGTGAGCCGGTCTCGGGGCGGGACAAGCGGATGA
- a CDS encoding heme-binding protein: MKISSIVARRRVAGVSAGCLLGGMAMGIVGAPSAAAAPDCSPAGVNSTVSSVQGSAEQYLAAHPGANQVVTAAYGQPRPEAASSLRSYFTGHPQEYYDLRGILAPIGETERQCNVTALPPYLESAYHEFMAG; the protein is encoded by the coding sequence ATGAAAATCAGCAGTATTGTCGCGCGCCGCCGAGTGGCCGGAGTCAGCGCCGGCTGCCTGCTCGGGGGGATGGCCATGGGCATCGTCGGCGCGCCGTCGGCTGCCGCGGCACCCGACTGCAGCCCCGCCGGTGTGAACTCCACCGTCTCCTCGGTGCAAGGATCCGCCGAGCAGTATCTGGCTGCGCACCCCGGGGCCAACCAGGTGGTGACGGCCGCCTATGGCCAGCCGCGCCCCGAGGCCGCATCGAGCCTGCGCAGCTACTTCACCGGGCACCCGCAGGAGTACTACGACCTGCGCGGCATCCTGGCGCCGATCGGCGAGACCGAACGGCAGTGCAACGTCACCGCCCTGCCGCCGTACCTGGAGTCGGCCTACCACGAGTTCATGGCCGGCTGA